The genomic region TCCCTCAGCTTCTCCTGGTGCTGCTCCAGCCTCCTTAACTGCTCTCCACCCATGCGACCGTCAACGCTGGTCTCTATCAAAGGAGGCGGGGGTGCTATCTTGGTGAAATGCGCCGCGACAGTCGGATCAATGGGCCTCCTGTTGCCTGGGACCAGTGCCAGGTAGTGGCCATTGGCTATAGGGACACCAGAAGTGTGGTTCTGGTTCCGGTTGTCTTCCCGTGAGTGTGTTTGCCACTTGTGACCTTCGTCCGCTTCATGTGTCTTCTCGTCTCCTGTGAGACAGTCAAGATCACTTGGTGCATCCATTAGAGATGCATGCATCAAACAGAACGGGTGGTACAACAACAGGAGGGTTCAGGAGAGATTTGACAAGAGGGCGAAGGTGTAacgaaaaaaaataaaggggcTCCGAAAATAAAGTGACATCCATGACACAGGAATAAATACACTGTATCTACGAACAAATCATAAGGTAGTTACTGCATGATGTTTTCTCTCTTAAGTTGTCTTTCAAATAACCATATTTTCTCCTTGCGCACCACACTCACATCTGCTGCTTTGTCCTCTTTGAACACACTTTATCATGCAAGACAGCAGTCATGTgtacacagtacagtacagacAACAGGTATTTGAAGAGACAGATGACAACATGGGGGACGTATCGACAAAAACATCACAGAAACTGACTGAAATGATTGAATGTATTTGTCATAAAATGATGCTAAAGGCAGGTCAATCCTTTTTTGTAAGTGCCCCTATGTAACTGTATATTATACAAGGGAAgcagtggtgtcccaaaacacaAACCTGAAGTAGGACTTGCATAGTCTCATGGATATATTTACAATTTAGTAAACAATCAGACGGGTACGTGAGAGTCTAGAGGTTTTTCATGTCAGGATTTTGATCAAGAGGAGCGGGCAGGTCAGAGGAAAAAGTCATGAAAGGGAGAAAGTGTTCTTGAGCTTCAACATTCAGGTGCATTCAGGTGGCCTGTACAAAGAGTTCAtgtatgtttgtctgtgtgagGGAAACATTCAGGAGGTTGCAGACACATGAGTAGTTTTCACCGTTTGAATGTTTAAAGCACGTCCATGTCGATGCACTTCCTGTCCAGTTTACGTTAAATGTACCCTGTGGAGTTTCTGACCAGTGCTTGTGATATGGAGCAATGTTTAACTCCTAAGTCCCTGAGTATGTGGGCGTTCATTTGGCCCCTGAGCAAAACACCAGAACCCCAAACAGCTAGATTTATTAAGATGTTTAGATATGAAAAATATTGGTTTATGTTGCTATTTGTATCTGTATCCCAAAATAAGGTACGAAAGACCCCCATAGTGCTGTACTCTTAAGTGTACCTTGTGCTGATAGTGTTTCACTCTTTAAGTAAAAATTTGAATGCAGGACACATTTTAACTTCTTCTGCTACCACTGCCAACACCAATATTCAGTTTAAGAAAGGGTCAAAGCGAGACAGTGTTTGCCTGGGGCCGCAAAATTACTACATCCGCCCCTGAAAAACCCTTAAATCGTTGCTACCTGCAGTCAGCGACACTGATGAAATACACTTAGCTGAGGTGTGATTTCCCAAATAGTCGCTTGCTTTGACATAACCACCATGGTTTTAAGGTATAGCATGGATTAAATTAGCAGAGGTATTCTGTCGGTGATATCGTTAGGCTATTAGTGTTATAAGTTAGTATGGCAGAGCCCTGAAGCCCCGCCCACACTGCTGCATGGAGCTGTTTGCGTGTTTATTTTAAGTTTAGGGCTTAGTGCTGGGTGTCAGCAAGACCGAAATAtcccagtaccaagtagtatcgaAAAATCTCCAGTCAAACGATATCTGCATTCAATCCTTTTTGCGCAGGGATCTGATCTCGGACCATCTAAACTTTCTGATGCTGCCATCTCCAGACTCGCTGtccaagctaacacagcagcgaATGCTAACGTCCAACATCAAGCTGCTAAACGATCCCAACAAACTCAAATCAACACCGACcctttgatgctaatacttagCCCTGTCACTGGGTGTGTGCGACTGGGTGGACTCTCACAACTGTCCCCAGCTctgagctcacactcctgcatcTACAACCAGTACAGTCCATAGTGTGCTAAGGTTGCTTGGTGTGTACGACGGAGTTGGCAGCTCGATGTCACCAAAACATTCGTAAGTATGGCTATAGGACAAACCACTCCATTCATATTATGGGTAAcaaatgaagtactctattggtattggtatcactttaagggtactggtattgtaattttttaaatgatacccaACCCAACTGAACACCCATAGGTCCCCAGGACTTCACCCGCCAGGTGTCAAGTAGATTGGATGAACGGATTCCTTGCTTTATAGTTAGATTCAGCTTTTTAAGTGTTTTGTGAAAAGGTAAATACATTCAATACGTTTGTTAAACCTCCACAGGGCACCTTCTAAGTGAGCACCACCTGCCGAGGTCTGAATGTGATGTTGGTCAGCCTGTGTAGTGTCTGTAAATGTCATGAGGGCAACAGCATGCTGGAGAACAGGGCACAGGGACACCATCAGAATCACCTCCTTGATTTGACCAAAATTCCATTTTAGATACAACACCATTGTACAATgttgcatcacttcctgtttaccgGTCATTCCCATGGTGAGGAGTTTGAGACGCCATGGGAAATCAGTCGTgttaacacacaaatacacagcgACTCGGACACGAGGACAGTAAAGTTCAGGCATGCTGGATCGACAGGGAAAATAAGAAACAGGAACAAAATGCCTTGCAATGATGTTTTAATGGAATTTTGAAAGATAACCTAGTGTGAACCATTCATCGATGAACATGTCTAGTGTAGAACTGTTTCAAATTCAAGGTAGTACACAGTCTTTTATGTTAGTTAAACATGCAATATACTGTTGAAATAGTAAACCAAACGCTCACTATGAAAACGTTTCAGCGAGTGTAAAGCTCAACTGTGAGAGTGATGTAGGACAATGCAGGGTCTCATCACAAATAAAAGGCTAGTTGTTAGTCTGGAACACAAATGATCAGCTAACTGAGGCTTGAAGCTTAGCCACTTAAAACCAAATGCCTGAAACACATACTGTACGTGACTGCACGTTATATACCTTAACAACCTATGCAAAGAGCGTAGAGCCTCTTGAAGCACACATTAAAAACTTCACCAACTGCAATCTAATACTCCCACACCTACCTCAACAAATCTGCCGTGTTAATATCTAGCCTTTATTTTGATAGCTAAAAGTCTTGAAACACAAACTTTTAAAATGTGACTAGTCGCTATGGTGCTGTTGAACATGAAGCGTGTGTACACAGGGTAGGGAGGACCAGGtttcaacagaaaaaaacaaaaacaaaaaaacaacaaataagcaaatacaaaacaaaaaaaaatcattgacaTTTGTTCGGTAAAAACAGTAGGATAAATACACAATGAGTCCATTTCATTCCAtctgtggtttttttttctttttcggTTTAAAAGCTCAGTCACAGTGGACCAAATCAGTCAGTACCCCATCAGGGGCTACAGAATAAGCAGTGTTACTTAAAAAGAACATTCTACTAGAAAATGGTAGTAGCTATTGTACATAAAGGAGTTTAAGCCGTACACTCATAACCATGACCATAACAgtatgaaagagggaggcttcATTTAAAAATTGCTACAGTCATGTTTTTTCCAtcttctttattcattttttaaaatcttttccTACAATCttgctctcctttttttcttctaacCCATCTAACCCAACTGGAGAGAAAACGAACAACAGGTAACGGGGGAGGGTTGCGGGGAAAAGGTGCATTCCAGGGGTAAGAGGAGGGACTTATACATTACCTGCCAGAAAACTATCAGTCTTATCACATATGGTGGAGTAGTACGGCGGCTGGCTGTCGCCGGCTTCTTCGGAATCCTCCGCCCCGAGGTGGTGACTGGGCTCCAGCGGGTCGACGTCCTCCAGGTGGTCTGCTGCAAGCTTTCCCCCCAGCATGTAGTGGTGCTCATCTAGACTGCCAGGCTGGTTGACTCCCGGGTAGCCCAAAGGCATCAGGTCCACGGGTCTGCCGAACAGGTCGTCTGCCTGGGCGGCGGCAGCAGCTGACGGCAGGGTGAGCTCCTTGATGAGGGAGGGGTCCTTGGCCTCCTCTGGCAGCTGCTCCTCATTCTCCAAGGAGAAGATCCCTGGGCTCTTTCCGCAGCTCTCAGCCATGGAGTGGGCGTTGGAGTTGGATGTGGTGCAGTCGAAGCCGTAAGATGCCACAGAGTTGGCTGACTGAGGGGTGGTTCCACCTCCGTCCTCTTCGCCTTCTCCGGCTGGTGTGTCCCCcgcctcctcatcctcctcaagAGCTGGCAGATTACAGGTGGGAGGAGGGCTTTCAAAACCGGCGCTCTCGTCTATCATAACTGGCGCATCAGGGTCGTTGATTTGCATCTCGCCCTCTGTGTCGCTTGCCTCGTCTCCTGAGGTGGATGGGGAGGACGGGGCGGATGCAGGAGCGGTTGGGGGTCCTGTTCCAAGGACCTCGTCGGCGGGGAGTGtctcagcctcctcctcctctccatcgcCTTTCTCCAAGTGAATACCCAGGTCCTGCTCCATGTCAGGCTGGACTGAAGCAGGCACTGGGGTCTGCTGTTTGTCAGAACGGGACTCCACCCCAGAGCTGCTGTCGTAGTCACGGAGCTCCTCTGGTGTGCTCGTCTCGCTGCTGCTATGAGCTGTGCTGCCCAGAGTGCCGGGCTGGGATGCGCCCACAGCTGGGGCAGCAAATAGGGCATGAGCCTCCTCGTCTGCTGAGCCCTTCATCTCCTCGTGGTGCTGCTGGGGCTCCTGCTCTGACTCAGGAGCAAAGGAAGGAGCGCTGCTGTCCAAACGGGCCTGGGCTGGAGACAGGATGGGCGTTTCAGATTCAGCAGCACCGTGGTCAGAAACAGGGCtgggggaggagacagagagcagagatgcTGGTTGAGCCCAGGTATCACAGAAGGGGTTGGACTGGCCCCAGGAGGAGGTAGGAGGGACGCAAGGAGGAGGACCAGAGCGATTTAGGTTATCTAAACGCTCCTCCTCATTAAAGTCATCTTCGTCTACATTCCCACAGCTCTCTGTCACTCCTTCACTGTGCATCTCtacatcctcatcctcatcttcatcatgCTCCTGCTGCTGGAAAGCTTTGTGATGCTCCTCTACTCTCTCTGAACTCAGGTCCATATCATCCACCCGctcatcctcttcatcctcgtcttcctcctcctcattggCCAGGGTTTCCACATTGGGAGAACCCATCAGATTACCATCTCCTTCAGAGCCGCGGAGGCTTGAGTCGACGAGGGCATCTGAGCTCTGGGTGCCCTCCAGTATTGCGGTGTGCTGGGTGCTGCTGAGGTCGGAGACTCCCTGCTGCCGACTGCTGGTGCAGCTGCTCACGTCCTCAGAGTCCATCCCAGACAGCTGGTCGTCACCGTGCCACCCTGCGGAGCCACCGAAGGCCGAGGACCTCACCTGGAACTCCTCAGAGGGCTGAGATGTGCTCATGTCAGTGACCAAGGATGAAGGCTGGTGGCCTAGTCTCCTCTGttcctcatcttcatcctcctcctcttcatcgtcATCCTCATTTATCTCCTCATCAGCCTTTTCCACtgcctcctccttttcatgaGGGGACATCAGGTCCCTGGAGGTGAAATCATCCATGGGCGAGACACCCAACAAGTGAGGTTGTGGCGTCATGCTGAAGGCCCCTGCAGATGCAGCTATGGAGGTAGGCATGAACAGGTTCTccttgtcttcctcctcctcctcctcttcctcctcccttgtCTCCTGTGCCTCTTCATTCTCCTTTTCCTCTTCTGTCTGGACTAAACTCTGAGGAGCAAAGTCAGATAGAGCCTGGTTCCTGTCCCAGGGGTCAGACTGCATGTCGAGCAGAGAGGAGGCGTTCTGCGGCTCTCTGACAGGAGAAACAGGACCTGTTGGGGAACTAGGAGGAGACATGACAGTGGTTCCCAGGGAGGGAACTGAGTCGTTGGTAGACTCTTCGAATTTGAAGAGGTCCAGCTGAGCTGACGGCTGTACACTGGGGGCTGCTTCCTGGACTGGTTCAGCTCTTACATCTGTCTCTGCTGACACAGACAGGGGTTCTGGGAGGGGCTCAGGAGATGTTTCTCGTACTTGAACAGGACTTGGTTCCCGTTCAGGTTCCGGTGTCAGTTCTCGTACGGGTTCTGGTGTCGGTTCTCGTAAAGGTTCTGGTGTCGGTTCCCTTACAGGTTCTGGTGTCGGTTCGCGTATAGGTTCTGGTGTTGGTTCCCTTACAGGTTCTGGTGTCGGTTCCCTTACAGGTTCTGGTGTCGGTTCTCGTATAGGTTCTGGTGTTGGTTCCCATACTGGTTCTGGTGTTGGTTCCCGTACTGGTTCTGGTGTTGGTTCTCGCAGTGGTTCTAACACTGGTGCACACACTGGTTCTGGTGTGATGTCTGAAGTTTTTTCTTGCACTGCTTCATTCTGGCTGGGCGTCAGTTCCGGTGCGTCTGCAGCAGATGGCTCCACAGCTGCTTCTGGTTCCTCCGACCCGGCGATGGCAGCTGCCGCCGTAGCgatagctgcagcagcagctacagcagCGGCTATTTCCTTTTCAGGTTCCTTTTCTGCAGCTTTGGCGCCACGTTTCACTGGAGTTGGGGTGCTGCTGCCCACCGTTTTCTTGGGGGTGGAGGTCTTGGCTGCAGTGGTTTTGGATGCAGGGGTCTTGGAAGCATCCTTGCTAGGTGTGGGCTTACTTTCTGCTTTGGAGCGGTTGggtgtctttgtgtctgcagCTTTACTGGCAGCAGGCTTTTTGGCGGTGACATCTGATTTTGAGGCGGTTTTGGGGGTCTCAGGTTTTGCCGGCTTTGTTGTAGAGGAGGGGCGAGTGAGGGGAGACTCAGGCTTTTTGGATGCTGAAGTGGCTGTTTTGGTAACATCTGGGGGAGAAAACACAGGACAAGGAACAGGCAAACATTATATAATTAAACTAAGTAACAGCATATTATAATGGACAAAAAAGCAATTCAATATGGAAGCTTTCTCTCTCAAACTGAGGATGTGGCACATTAAGTTTAAATGGATCAGATACATCCTTTCTTGTGCATCCCTGCTCATGACattatcattttgttttgtgttttacctTTTTTCACAGGGGTTGTGTTCCTGGATGTTTGTGATGCTGGAGGTTTGCCACCAGAGGGGGTAGTGGAGGTTAGTTTGGAGGCAGCAGGCTTGGCAGTGGTGGAGGAGGGGGTTTTAGGGGTGGCAGTTTTGGCTGTAGCTGGGGAGCTCTTGGTTGTGCTGGTAGTGGGTGGCCGGGTTGAGCCTGTGGCAGGACGAGGTGATGCTGCCGCGCCAGTTGAAGGCctgaagaaacaagacaaaGAAGGTTGAGAGATACAGAGAGGTTCTTAAGCACAGACATCAGAGGCAGAGATACAATGCCGGTTTCAAATTACGAATACAATGATTCAATATCCCAAAGAGACGGGCATATTTGTGTTGTTGACttctttatttacaaaaaaatactgATGATTGATTGAAAGTGACTGAGGCATTTGAGCTGTCAGGCCACAGCTGGAGGCAAACATCAGGTTTCTCCCTGATCCCTGTTGGTCAGCCCTAAACTGTAATTGCCTCAGAATGGTTCTGACAGGGAGCAAGACTTTGTCGTGTCATTCATTAGTCACTTGTACTGCCAGAGGATGCCCTAAAGACAGCACACATGAGCAAGACTGCTTGCATAAATTGCAAGACTAAGAAACAAATCATGTAGGGATAAGGAGAGGAGAGGCCTTTTTTAATGGGTGCACAAGCAGCCAAGAGCTCTGACCTAAAAAACTTTCACAGATGTGGCATAAGAAGCCTAATTCCACTGAGTACTTGTTAACATGTTTCCACAAGGGATTCGCCGCTGAAGACTTTCAAAGACAAGAGGGCAGACTGACAACTCATTTTTATTGATTCAAAACTCTACCTGGATCAGAATGAGAGATACATTACAGCTATGTTAAAGTCCTCACGCTGGTTTCCTGTCAGTTTTTGTATTGactcaaaaacattttagacTTGCTTTTAAGGCACTTCATTGCACCTGCCTATTTGTCTGACGTGCTTGCCTTGTATGAACCAGGTCAGCCCCTCAGGCCCTCTGGCACGAGTCTTGAAGTTGTTCCAAAGTGCAGCAAAAGAACTAAAGATACAGCTGGTATTTATGAGCAAGCCCACAATACGTCACATCCTTTCATGCCAAGGGGGGAAACAAAGCAGCGTTCACTGCTGTGCTGAAGAGTCGCTGTGTAGCTTTCAGCAGGTTGAATCCATCCAATCCAAAAATCCATTTCatctaaaataaatgtaatattgtCTATGTATGTTATAGATGTGTATTATGTGCATTTAAAAGCTCCCAGCATTTACAGGCTGGGGGAAAGCCTTTAACCATGCCCCCTAACTATGACCAGACACTGACTGTATCTATTAGTTAGGCACCatgtattttattgtctttgatctattttatatttttattacttcACTTTTTTCTTGTGTCAGTCTCAAATTGTTTATATTTGTCGTTGTCTTATTATCAGCTTGTTCAGTCATCTGTTAAGCATACTAAATTGCTCTAACCTGTATGAAGGCAGCTATACAATTAAAGTTTGACAGATTGATTGATTATAGAAGACTATGAGCAAACAGCATGATGTGAGGAATCTGCATTTACTAAATAATACATCGACCGTGTCTTCAGTGTAGCAGCATCTAAGGCCAAGCTCACGCTTCCACAGGCTCATGACAAACTCCCCCAAGGGGCTTTGAAGTGAGGCAATCTGGACGGTGAGTCACAGTGGACCCCAGAGAGGCATCCCGACCCGAGTCAACCCTGTCCATGATCCCTCGTCTATACCCACTGCCCACGAGGGAATGACACTTGGGGTGGTGTGCATCAGCCTGCCTGCTTTGGCGGCCAGCCTGGCCCAGAAGCTGGCTTCTATGTCACATTTGAGCGAAGTAACCTACATCTAGTAGTCCTGACAATCTCGTGGGCCCAAGCTACACTAACTGCCTGTTTCTAAATAAAGAATTGAGCTAGTGCTGGTAGAAAGAGAACGGGGAGGTAGTGGGAGAGAGTGAAGATGTCTGGGACCATGTTAATCTTTAATACTGAAAGGAGAACAAAAATAACTTCTCAAAATCCCCCAGCTGGAGCCCTGGGCTGTGGTGAAAGCAGTACACTCATTGTACAAGGGCAGTGAAGAGGTGCGTGCTCTCCACAACCTGGCAAAGGTACTGAACACAGTTTTGGTAACATGAAATAAGATTAAAGCCAGGGAGCAACGGGTGGCAACACAATCAGGGTGTGGTCACGTCAGAAGTTCAAACAAGCTCTTACAGCTGATCCTCGTCGTTTAGAATTAGCTTTGGGGTAGTGAAAGGTGTGTTACTGATACTGAGGCTGTCGGATCATGTTGATGCAGTTTTACTGATATAAAAAACCACTAACACACTCATCTGTGACACACTGATGTTCTGTGTTTGGACCTGACTGGAAAATCAGCAAAATGCTGATGAAGACATTTGCTAATAAATGTGTTAGTGTTCTTGTAGCCAAACAAAACCCTCTCAGAACCTTGGAACAGATACGATGAAAATGTCTATCACGTGGCACAGTGGTGAAATGTTGGCTGCAGCGCTAGCTAAGGGAAAACTGTTTTAACAACAAATCTATTCTTTTAATCAGACAGTTTAGTCTGAGCAAATAAATTTTATCTAAAATACATTCTCTACTGGGAAGCTGACGGGTGGTCCAAAAagtggtggggaaaaaaagattcaCTTAAGTATCgcaattttacattttacagtgtttcATTCAATTTTATAAAGTCTGAATTTATGTAATTCAAATGCGGAGCTGGAAAGAAGTTGCCTTGTTTATTGTGGTAATCCATGAGTAACATGACGTCGGACGAAGGATGGACCTTCAGCTGCACGAATAGCAACTGCC from Epinephelus lanceolatus isolate andai-2023 chromosome 18, ASM4190304v1, whole genome shotgun sequence harbors:
- the prr36b gene encoding uncharacterized protein prr36b gives rise to the protein MKPDGVATAALEPMETLESNPVNEAAPAAGQEPNEAASPAEEEMPQQPAGETGQEEPQPDQAKETPADKPSNKTSGDSKAKAANKTTTKTKPGATSATKTTSGSRPNGSQNRLSNGVSKPQTNGVAKKTGPAAAKKTTPTPAPSKKPTAPAAAPASKSKVGEKKATGPAPATNGAKSMTGTTAAKKTPSTTTANGVKTSTTAAAAKKPPVSKTASATPTKPSSTASPKPPVSKTTRPSTGAAASPRPATGSTRPPTTSTTKSSPATAKTATPKTPSSTTAKPAASKLTSTTPSGGKPPASQTSRNTTPVKKDVTKTATSASKKPESPLTRPSSTTKPAKPETPKTASKSDVTAKKPAASKAADTKTPNRSKAESKPTPSKDASKTPASKTTAAKTSTPKKTVGSSTPTPVKRGAKAAEKEPEKEIAAAVAAAAAIATAAAAIAGSEEPEAAVEPSAADAPELTPSQNEAVQEKTSDITPEPVCAPVLEPLREPTPEPVREPTPEPVWEPTPEPIREPTPEPVREPTPEPVREPTPEPIREPTPEPVREPTPEPLREPTPEPVRELTPEPEREPSPVQVRETSPEPLPEPLSVSAETDVRAEPVQEAAPSVQPSAQLDLFKFEESTNDSVPSLGTTVMSPPSSPTGPVSPVREPQNASSLLDMQSDPWDRNQALSDFAPQSLVQTEEEKENEEAQETREEEEEEEEEDKENLFMPTSIAASAGAFSMTPQPHLLGVSPMDDFTSRDLMSPHEKEEAVEKADEEINEDDDEEEEDEDEEQRRLGHQPSSLVTDMSTSQPSEEFQVRSSAFGGSAGWHGDDQLSGMDSEDVSSCTSSRQQGVSDLSSTQHTAILEGTQSSDALVDSSLRGSEGDGNLMGSPNVETLANEEEEDEDEEDERVDDMDLSSERVEEHHKAFQQQEHDEDEDEDVEMHSEGVTESCGNVDEDDFNEEERLDNLNRSGPPPCVPPTSSWGQSNPFCDTWAQPASLLSVSSPSPVSDHGAAESETPILSPAQARLDSSAPSFAPESEQEPQQHHEEMKGSADEEAHALFAAPAVGASQPGTLGSTAHSSSETSTPEELRDYDSSSGVESRSDKQQTPVPASVQPDMEQDLGIHLEKGDGEEEEAETLPADEVLGTGPPTAPASAPSSPSTSGDEASDTEGEMQINDPDAPVMIDESAGFESPPPTCNLPALEEDEEAGDTPAGEGEEDGGGTTPQSANSVASYGFDCTTSNSNAHSMAESCGKSPGIFSLENEEQLPEEAKDPSLIKELTLPSAAAAAQADDLFGRPVDLMPLGYPGVNQPGSLDEHHYMLGGKLAADHLEDVDPLEPSHHLGAEDSEEAGDSQPPYYSTICDKTDSFLAGDEKTHEADEGHKWQTHSREDNRNQNHTSGVPIANGHYLALVPGNRRPIDPTVAAHFTKIAPPPPLIETSVDGRMGGEQLRRLEQHQEKLREMQHRQEQERQKRQWLEEERLRLEQQKQLEKQRRELLQLQLQQQQQEHRHRRQVLQWQLELEQQYRMQQKQIQQQQQLRRSPTGVMLSPSTGLCTIYEAMETSDEEDEARGEHNRNMQVVGRRVLYPQSITQDFHRQLRPVPPQELEWNKKVDMVQQLINQTLMLSGDGGCPPLLLLPVGTGGTLSPLESSMWPNLLPQVSPPAATVTSVSSYSPDSRGSSPPGDWTVVEVETQH